TGCGATTGGTAGCTTGCTGCATGGTAGCCACCACCGATTGGTAAAGAATATTAAACCGGTTGGTTTTGAAAAATTCCATCTTGTCGGTTGGAATGCGCAGCGTGTAACCCTTTTCTGTATTTACTATGGCATCAAAGCCAGGGTTCAGTGCATTGAACGTGTTGATGTCCATAGCCAGCGCATTGGCAACCACTACAGAGTTGTAACGGCCCTGCACTTCTGTTGTGGCCGTACTGTTGAGCACAGCCGGGTCCAACTGTGTTTGCATTTGTGCAATCTGATCTACCATCTTAGTTTGATGGTTGGCCCACTCTTCTTTGGTGCTTGTCGTTTGTCCCGCAGCACCTTCCATAATGTAATGTGTGCTGATGAATTTCTTCACGTGGTTGCGACTTTCTTGTGGCAGGTAAAATTGCAACTTCCAGAAATCGCGGCTGCCACTTTTGCGAATGGCAGATTGTACATTGCCAGGGCCACCATTGTAGGCTGCAATCACCAGCAGCCAATCACCCAATTGGTCATGCAACTCCCGCAGGTATTTGGCTGCAGCATGGGTGCTCTTATAGTAATCGGTACGTTCGTCGAATCGGTAAGTGATGCGCAGGCCCATTCTGCGGCCTGTTTCCGGCATAAACTGCCATGGTCCAACAGCTCCTGCCCAGCTTTGCGCATACGACTGCAAATTGCTTTCTATAACGGCGAGGTATTTCAGTTCTTTTGGCAAACCATAGCTCTGCAAAATGGCATCCATCATGGAAAAGTAGGGACCAGCCCAACCCTTCATTGATTGCAAATGCTTTTCGTGCTTTTTCAGGTAGTCTTCAACAAAAGGCAATACCTGCGGATTGAGCTGTGGCGCAGCCGCTACACCATTTGTGCCGGGTGTGTTCACAAACAAATTGCGAAATCCCTTTTCTTCCAAACCCTTTCCTCCAGTTGTGTCTTTCTTTTCCGCAGGTTTCACTTTAGGGTCGGTGGCAGCAGCTGCAACTGTCATCAGCATGGCTATGCTGAAAAACAAAATGCTGAAAAATGAGCGACGCTTGCTGCATGCGAAAATGGTTTGAACACTGGTTTAATTGCTTTTGAAGCTGGCTTCAAGGTAAGCGCCAATGCGGTGCAAAAGTACTTCTTCGCCCCGGTTGCACAACACTTGCAAACCAAAGGGCATGCCATTGCTGTGTTTATACAGCGGCAAAGCCAAACCAGGAATGCCCGCCAGATTGGCGAAAACTGTATAGATATCTGCCAGATACATGCTCACCGGATCTTGATTGAGCTCTCCCAATAATGGCGCTATTGTTGGGCTTACAGGCATCAGAATGGCATCAAACGCACTGAAAATCAGCGACGTTTCTGCAACAATTTTGGCACGCACCTGCTGGGCTTTGGTAAAATAGGCATCGAAATAACCGGCACTCAATACAAAAGTGCCCAGCATAATCCGGCGCTTTACTTCGGTACCAAAACCTTCACTTCTGTTCTGCTTGTAAAAGGCTGTTAAATCATCTGCATTGCCTTTGGCGGCATGTCCGTAGCGAATGCCATCGAAGCGACCCAGGTTGCTACTAGCTTCCGCCGTGGTAAGCACATAATAGGTGGGCACAATGTATTCCATCAAATCAAACGGCACGGCGGTCACGGTATGTCCTGCTGCTTCCAGCTGCGCAAAAGTGTTGCGGATGGCGGACTGTATTTCCGCATCAGGACTCGTTTCGCCCAAAGTGGGCTGCAACCACGCAAATCGCAATGGCTTTTGTGCCGTTCCCAATGCCGTGACAGCGGGTGTTGGCTGGTCTTGCATAGCAGTGCTGTCCAACCCATCGGGGCCAGCCAGCACATCGTATACTGCGGCTACATCAGCTACCGATTGACCCAACACACCTACGCAATCAAAAGAACTGGCATAGGCAATAAGGCCATAGCGGCTAATGCGGCCATAACTGGGTTTGAGGCCTACCACTCCGCAATAATCGGCCGGCTGCCTTACTGAACCGCCCGTATCGCTGCCAATGGCTATCATACACAAGCCTGCCTGCACGGCTACCGCTGCACCGCCCGATGAACCACCGGGTACCCGGTTAGGGTCGGCAGCATTCCGCACCACTCCATGAGCACAGTTTTCGTTGGTACTGCCCATCGCAAATTCATCGCAATTGGTAGAACCAATAATGATGGCGCCAGCATCCAGCAAACGTTTGACGGCAGTGGCAGAATACACTGCCTTATACCCTTCAAGCATATGAGAACCAGCCGTTACAGGCTGCCCTTCGTAGTTGAGCACATCTTTGATAGTAACTACCACGCCATGCAGTGGCAGCAATGGTTTGCCGGCAGCTACAGCAGCATCCAGTTCTGCGGCCTGTGCCATGGCCTCTTGCTCAAAAACATGCAGGATGGCATTGAGCGGTTTGGCATTGGCTATTTGCTGTAAATAATGCTGCACAGTAGCTACGCAAGTAGCAGTACCGGTCTGTATTTGCTGATGGTATTGGCTAATGCCTGAAAACTGAAACGACATACGCTGGGGGAATAATACAAAAAGCAGAAGCTGCTACGGCTAGCAAGCATCTGCTTTTTGACAGTACTTTATGGAAGGAAAGGAATGAAAGAATTAAGCTTCGGCTTTTTTCTCTTTTTCATTCATGCCATCTTCAATTTCTTTTTTCACGTTTGATTTGGCATCGTTGAACTCACGGATACCGCGGCCCAAACCACGCATAAACTCGGGGATCTTACGGCCACCAAAAAGGATGAGTACAGCCAGCACAATAAGGATCCACTCACTTCCGCCGGGCATGCTTAACAGCAAAGTTGACAACATGATTCTATTTTTTTGGATTGTAAAGGTAAGTGTTGCGTGGCTAAAAGTACAGGTTTTGCATTTCTAGCACCCAATGCCATAAAAAAGGAACGCCATGCGTTCCTCTTCGTATTGTAACACTGCAAATTATTCTGCAGAGTAGCGTTTTTCTTTGATACGTGCACTCTTACCGCTGCGTTCACGCAGGTAGAACAAACGGGCACGACGTACTTTACCAACTTTGTTCAGTACAACACTCTCAATGTGAGGGCTTACTACAGGGAAGGTACGCTCTACACCTACACCGTCGCTTACTTTACGAACAGTGAAGCTTGCAGTAGCTCCAGTGCCCTGACGCTTGATTACATCACCTTTGAAGCTCTGGATACGTGTTTTTGCACCTTCAACTACTTTGTAGTTAACGGTAATATTATCTCCAGCCTTGAACTTAGGAAGTTCATTGGCGGTAGTCATTTGCTCGTGTACGAAGTTGATTGCCTGCTGGTTCATGGCGCATTTTTTAGGACGGCAAAGGTAGGGGTGCACATCTTTTCTGCAAAATAAAAACCAAACAAATCAAGGATTTCAGGGCTTTTTTTTGAAGACTATGCCTGAATGCATTGATTATCATTGATTTTTTGGCTTAGCGGCTGGCTTACCCGCTGCAGGTTTTACAGCCGGAGCATTCAGGCTTTGCAAATTTTGATTGGCAATAACAAACGATGGGTGTTCTTTTACGGCCAACGCATAATACTTTTTGGCAGCGGCTGTATCCTTTTCTCTAAAGGCCAGGGCTCCCAGCATGTTGTAGGCAGCTGCTATCACCGGCACAGCTTCATTGTTGCCAGCGCTTATTTCGAGTGACACTTTATCTTGTCGGGCTTTGGCGGAATCTGCAACCACTTTATTCAGCGAGGCTTTGCACTCGCCTATTCGTTCCAGCAAAAACTGGCGGGTAGCCAGCTGGTAAAAATTGTACGGCTCTGGCGACAATGCACACAACTTTTCATACCAGTCGAGGCTGGCTTTGGTATCGCCGGCACGACCGGTAATATCTGCCAGCAATGTGAGTGCTGTAATGTCTTTGGGATTAGCCTGATTAATCTCGTTGGCCATTTTGTAGGCGCCGTTGAGGTTGCCCAAACGATAATACACTACAGCCAGTGTGTCTTTAAACTGTGCTGCACCGCCATGCATCAGGTAGCCAGTGAGGGCATAGGCAGCACTGCTCATATCGTCATAATCCAACGACCGGCGGTACATATTCATGTATTCCTGTTGCTGTTGGGTACTATCGGTTTTGGTTTGGGCGAATGCCTGCGTAGTAGCCATCAGCACCATCGCAAGCAGGATATTCTTTTTCATAAATGGAGAGGCAGTTTACTAGGAGTGCGAACTAAAGTGAAAAATAGCAGATACCACTCACCAAAATAGTGGATTTACAGCATGGCGGAGTAACCGGCTATTGATTGACGGCCATATCGTACACCAGCACTTTGCTCCACAAATGGCTGCACTGCTGCACAAATGCCTGATGTATAGGATGCTCCTGATAGACAGCCTGATCTTCGAGGCTGTTGAAATACATGAGTTCTGATACCTGATAACTACTGTCTACAACAGGGCGTTTTTCGGTAGAAGCCGGACCGCCCACCAGCAATTGTTTTACCTGCGGAATGGCTGCCAACGTATGCAAACCTTGTCTCAATTGGGCAGCATGAGCAACATTATCTGGCTCTTTGAGCCAAAAGAAAACGTGATGAATAATCATGGTAATTGCTTATTTACTGAAAATGGCCTGAACTGCAGCTATTGTAACTACCTCATGTCAGGTTGTTGCTTTCAAAATAACGAGGAAGTTTTTACTCTTCCTCATTCAGCAGATGTAACGCCTTAAATTTTGGTAAACAGCGCCAGAAACTCCTGTTTCTTTTGCCGGCTCAGTGCTATGCGCATTCCATTGCGTAACAGCAATTCGCCACCTTCACCTCGAATGTATTGAACCACGGCCTTTACATTCACCATGTACGATTTGTGTGCCCTAAAAAACTGTGGCTGATGCTGCAGGGTTTCCTCAAATAAAGCCAGTGTTTTACTCACTAATAATTTCTTCCCATCCTGCAGTACAATTTGGGTGTAGCAACTAATTGCTTCCAGCACTACTATTTCTTCCAGCTTCACAAAACTCAGGCCCTGGCCGGTGGTTACAGCCAGCGTATCAATAGTGTGCCCTTGCTGCATGCGCTGCAACGAAGCCACTTGCACAGGACTGGTATGCTGCTGAAACTGCAGGTACTGATCCACAGCATTGCGCAATTCTGTTTTGTCAATGGGCTTGAGCAGATAATCCAATGCATTCATGCGGATGGCCTGAATGGCATACTGATCGTAGGCCGTGGTAAAAATAACTTTGAAGGGAATATTGCTCAGTTGCTGCAATAAAGCAATGCCATTCAGCCTGGGCATATCGATATCCAAAAACACTAAATCAGGTTGATGTTGATTGAGCAAATGTGAGGCCTCTTCCGGTTGTTGTGTGGTAAACAACAGGTTTATTTCAGGACAATGCTTTTGCAACAATCGAGACAATGCATTGATGCCATGGAATTCGTCGTCAATAATAGCTGCGTTAATCATGTAGCCGTTTTAGTGTAGGTGTAAATAGAGTTTTACCATGGTGCCTGCTGCTTTTCCGTTGCTGTACAAATCTTCGTACAACACTTGGTTTGCTGCGTTCTGCATTTTCAACCGATGTTCTGTAATCTCGATACCCAGCGATGTATGTGATTTTTGTATATGCTGTGTGGCAGCCCTTCCAATACCGTCGTCTGCAATGGTAATTAATGCTACGCTTGGCTCACACAGCTGAACATTGATGTGTAAATGTCCAGTTTCCTTTTTGTTGCCCAATCCATGCCAAATCGCATTTTCTACAAAGGGTTGTAATATCAGTGGAGGCACTTCTATCATATCGGGCTGTACAGTTTCACCGATGCTTATCCGATAATCAAAATGCGGCACTCTTGTTTTTTCCAAATCGATATAGAGTTGCAGTGCAGCCAATTCGCGGTCCAGCTTTACCGTATTGTTTCGGGTTAGTTCCAATGTATTGCGCAGTAGTTTGCTAAAGGTGGTCAGGTATTCGCTGGCTTCATCTGTTTTTTGATCGAGTATAAAACTGTTGATGCTATTCAAACTATTGAATACAAAGTGTGGATTCATTTGCGTACGTAGTGCCTGCATTTGTGCTTCTTTCAATTGCTTTTCGTGCAAGGCCACGGTACGTTGCTGACGCATCTGCCGCCAGACCAACCAAAACAACAACAACGCCCCAATTATCACGCAGCATGCATAAAACCACCATTGTTGATACCAGAAAGCGGCAATGGCTACAGTACAGGTGTATGGCGCTGTCACCAAATCGATGGGCCCTCGAATATCGAGGGTGTACCGTCCTGGACCCAGATTGGCGAACAATATTTTTCCCTCTCCCACTCTGTGCCAGCCCGTATCAGATTCATGCTGCAAGCGATACCACAATTCACTGCCTGGCGAGCCATCGAAATTGAGATTGTTGACCAATAACGTAAAGGTAGTTGTGCCAGCCGGCAGCGACAGCATTTGTGCTTCAGGTAAAAAAATTTCACCATTCACCATGGCTGCATCCACATCAATGATGGGGATGGGCCTGGCGGCAATCAAGGCTGAAGGATTGAAATCAACATGCCACTTATTAGCACCTGCATACAGATTGCCCAAACTATCTTTTTCAAAATAGCCATCCATATAATCATTGGGTACAGCGCTATTGGCGGTGTTCAGCTGCCACCAATTGCCTATAGCTAAGCGGCACCATATACCAGTGGCGGTGGTTGCCCACAATTGGCCGTTTTTATCAAACTGCAATTTGAAAATGTTGGTAGCAGGCACATCCGATAAGGCTTTCACTGCATCGGCACCTTCTTGTACAACATAGATGCCATTTTTTGACCCCACGTACACCTCTCCACTTGGCGATTCGGCCATGCCAGCAAAACCATTGGTGGCAGCACCGGTTGCTGTATTTAGCAGTAGCTGAAACCGATTGCTGTTTCTTTTTTTCTAAACCAACCCTTACTGGTACTGGCGTAGAGATGGCCCGATGACGACAAGTAACTGGCCACAACATTCGCATCAGGCAGTCCACTTTCGCCACTGCCATTTGCCCAATAGCTTTGCTGAAACTGTTGAGATGCTGTATTAAATATGAAAATGCCCTTTCTGCCACAAACCATCAATAGTGAATCATTATACCGACTGATATTGCGCAAAATAAAATCATCTGCATGCTTGGCACCCGGTGGAAAATACGCGGTTGTTTGTCCATCGCTTTTGCGCAGCAAGCCACTATCGGATGACAACCACCAAGTATCAGGCTGTTGCCAATACTGGCCGTATACTCCTTGCCACAACAGTTGATGTGAACCATGCAATTGCTGCACCGATTGCTGATGCGCCCATGCGGCATCAAACCAATGCCAGCCCTTGCTGTACCAACCGCCTACCCGATAGCCATCGGATTTTATTGACAAGCTCATTGCCAAACCATCAAATACAGGCTTGCCACCCCATCGTACTGCACTGCTAAAATTCAACCGGTGCATTTGTTGCCGAAATGGTTCGATGGCGGCAATGCCATCTTCATTCCCTGTCCAAACAATGCCTTGCGCATCTGTATACACCAGTAAGCTCTGGTTGGCAAAAGGAAAGCCGTGTACATCGCCGGGTTGATGCTGTAAGATGTGATAGGCAAGAGATTCAGGATCTATCATCCACCATTGCCGGTCGGCAGCTGCCAGCAGCCACTGCTTACCCTGCAAGTCTTTCCACATGGTCAGGCTTTTGCAGGTACTCCGCCCTTTGAAACCAGGTAGCGGTTGCAAGGTGCCCGTTTGCGGATTGAAGCATAACACGCCTTTTCCATAACTCGCAATAAAAACTTTATCCGGCGCATATACCCATACATCCCGAATGGTAACCGGCTCCGGCTGATTGTCCTGTGCAATAGACAGTATTTGACTAATGCGCCAATCGCTATCTGCCAACAGGAGTGTATTGCCCGACCAAAATAAATGCCGGCTTTTGCCGAAAGGCTTCATGCCATCAAAGGGCATACCTGTTTGCTTTGACAAAACAGTTCTGTCTATAAAAATAAACATACTGTCTTGCGTAAATGCATGTACGTTCCCTTTTGCATCTTTACTGATAGCCCTGTACACACAACTGCTAACACGGGTGTACCGAAGTGTACGATGATTGACCCAACCCAGCTCATTGGGTAGCAATACCCAGAGCCGTTGCTGATGATCCAGTACAATGTTTTTTATTTCTTGCTCTACCGGTCGCCCACTGCTGTCTGTAAGTAAAATGGGTTCAAAACGACGGCCATTGAAACGAGCCAAACCAGCAGGCGTAGCAGCCCACAAGTAGCCCCTTTCATCTCTTGCCAAACCCTGTACGGTAGCCGATGGCAACCCGCTGCTTTGGGTATAGCTGGTAAATACCGGCCATGGAAAAGGCTGCGCCGCCACTTGCTGCAACATTGCTGCCAGCAAGAGTAGAAAAAGATATCGTGCCAATGATGCCAATTGGAAATACAAGTGCCTAATATAATCCGAAGCCGCCTGCATCCAACGCTTTACTCATGCATCTGTTGAATTTGCTCTTTGGACAAGCGTAAAAAACGGGCCGCGTTGTTGAATAGGATGTCTCTTTTTTGTGATGGCGAAAGAAAAGGAGCATCGTTGATATTATCGATGGCAACGCCAATGCTCTGTGGCCATACCATATTGTCGCTGCCAAACAGGATGCGCTTTTCAAAACCCGCATTCACCATTCGTTCGAGATAATGGTAAAACTCTTTTTGGGTACAGCATAGGCAATAATACCCAAGTCCACATAGAGTTGCGGATGCGCATACAAAGTAGCCAGCATATCATCGAGCATGGGCCAGCCGGCATGCATGGCATACACCCGAAGGTTGGGATGCCGCACCAATGCTTCTTCCAGTTGCGTAGCGCTGTGCAACCTTGCCCTGTAATTATTTGCGCCCATGTAAATAACGCCGGGCGGACCAGGGCCCACATGTACGCCCACGGGTATATCCAGTTTTTCTGCCATGGCTAAAAATGGCTCCACCAGACTGTCACTAAAAGAAATGCCTTCGTACTGAAGGCCCAACTCGCCAAACACTTTGAACTCACTGGATTGAAACAACTGTTGCAACGAATCAACCGACAGCCCAACCCTTTGCACATCGTAGTAATTCCACATCACGGCATTGATGATGCGCTTTGGTGCTGCGGCTTTCCAACGCCGCACCATGTGTGGCTCACCGCTGGTTACGCCATACACATTGTATTGGTTAAGTACGGCAATGGTTTGTACCATCAATGCAGAATCTGTAAGGGGAGAAGTAAGCGGATGGCTGGTCCAATCGCCATTCTTGAATACTTGCATGATGGTTTGCATGTAGGGCTGCTTCGGATCGTGACAGCCCCAGTGTGCAAAAGGCGCACCGATATTCATGGGTGCCGGGCCCTGATCATTGGCAGCTAATGCATGTAAATGCATGTCGATGATGGGCAGTTTTTTGGCGGGCTGCGCATTCGTTATTGCTACGCCAATTGCACACAACAGCAGTAGTGTTAATCGCATAAAAGGTGATTTATTCATTTACTGTATTGCGGCGCAAATGGCGTACACCCTTACGGCCCGCAATTGAGTGGTGTTGGTATTGGTAGCTATCACTTTCCATCGGCTGTCATTGCCTGGGTCGGGGCCGGAGTAATTGATTTTGATGTCTTGTGCAGCCGTATTGTAATCTCTGTGGCCGCCTCCACCGCCAATGGCTTTCAAACCATTGGGGCAGGCACAAAATATTTCTGCAATATAATTGGTGGGCATGTCCACATCTACAAAAGGCCTTGTTACACCGGCGAATATAGAACCATTGGCATATATGGGCCCGGTCACAGTAAGGCTCTTATCAACATACAGGGTTTTAGTCACACTTGCATAAGTAGTGGATATCGTGAACGCCTTTTCATAATCGTACGTGGCGGGGTTATATATTTCGATATTCATTCGCGGAGTAGTGGGTTGAAACGTATTTTCCATTGTGATTCTGCTGTTGGGTGATTGATTGTAATCAAACCGAATGGCAGAAATACTTTGTGCTGAAGGATTAGGGTAAAGGCTTGAAGAAAGGCCCCTGATAAGCAGTCCGTTGTAAGGGTATGGTGCTTCCAGATAAATGCCGTCTGCAGTGAGCCCATTTTGCAGAATATTCAGTTTTGCCAGCCCCGTATTGGGCAGATTGGCTTCTGTACCGCCAATGCCCACCTGCCCAAGTTCATCTACAAACATTACCGTACGTATCTCATTATTGTATTTACGATTGAGATATAGACGAGCTGAATTTATTACAAAAGCATCATCTCTGCCTCTGAGTGCCATCCATTCAAAACTCACATTGTTGGTAGGCCTGAGGGAAATGCCTACGGCAGCCGTGCTGCTGCTCAAATCAGCCCCTTGTATTTGCAGGGCAATGCTATCTGCACTTACCACATGCAGTTTTTTTTGTGGGCTGCTGGTGCCAATGCCTACGTTTTGTGCCATGCCGGCTTGTTGCAGCCATGCAAAAAACAAACAACAATACCTGTTTCATTCCTGAGGGATTTACCTCGGAAAATTCATTTGCCATGCACAAGTTGCCCCCAACCAATCAGCAAATGGGGTGGATGGCTTAGCGAAGTGCGACTGCTGAAGCGCTGCGCTGCTGAAAGTTCATGTCTATCCTATATTCGTTAGTAAATGAATGTAGTTATATATGTGAGCATGAATTGTTTTGAAATGGATTAAATCAAGACTTGTTCTAAAAAATTTTGATCAATATCTATGTCACAATGGAACGAACTGATTGAAAAGCAAGACTGGCGTGGAAGAATCCCATTCATATTACGCCGTACAATTAAGGGAAAGATCTGGAAGCGAGTTAAGTTTCGTGAAGTTGACATATACGAACACAACTTTATGGACTGCCAGTTTTTGAATTGCGCTTTTGAGCACTGTAGAATTGGCAATAATGTGACCTACGATAATTGCCTGTGGCAAAATTGTTCATTTTCGGGTCAATATTCATCATTGGGTTCTCCTGCTGTTTACAGGAATTGTCGCTTTGTAGAAACAAAATTCAAAAACGGACTCTGGTCAAATCTCGTTTTCGATAATTGTTTGTTTTCAGGTGAGTTTGCAAATGTTTATTGGGAAGGCCGATGGGCGGACAGTGGTAAACCAAATCTTCAGTTCTCGAAATGTGATATGCAAGCGGCTACATTCAAAAATGTAACTATCAAAAATGGGCTAACGCTTGACAGTATCCTATTGCCAAAAACTGGGCTACGCCTATTTGATAATAACAATGAAGCGTTCACAAATGCACTCTTGAAAGGAGTTGAAGCTGCACAAGACGATGCAAGAATTTCCCTTAAAGTCATGGCCGATTTTGCCGAAGGCCAACATCCTGTTTTATATGACGATACACATTTAGACCACCATCCCGGCATCAGAGGTACAGATTCGAGAGAGGCGTTTGAGTCAATTGCAAAGGCATTTGAGCTGAGAAGATAAAAGATAGCTGCTGAATTTTTTGAATAGCTGAAGGGCTGCGCTGCCCGGCGGGCCCCGCTGCAGGCGGGGGTGCGCAGCACCGAACGAAGTGAGCCCAGAGGGGAGCGAACTACAGCCGGGATTTGTACAACTGCTGACAGCCCCAACCTTCTCCCCCACCTCTCCTTACCCCCTGCCCCCTAAAGGGGGTATAGAAAAGGCCCGTTCTACTTGAACGAGCCTCCCTAAATTCCTTATTCCAAATTACTAATAACAATTACTGAATCACTCCCAACTCCTTGCCTACTTTGGTAAAGGCGGCAATGGCCCGGTCGAGGTGCTCCTGCGTGTGGGCGGCACACATTTGCACCCGTATGCGGGCCTGGCCTTTGGGCACCACGGGGAAGAAGAAACCGATGACGTAAATGCCTTCGTCGAGGATGCGGGCTGCAAAGTTTTGCGCTACTACTGCATCGTACAACATTACCGGTACAATGGGATGCTCGCCGGGCTTGATGTCGAAGCCGGCTTCGGTCATTTTGCTGCGGAAATATTTGGTGTTGTATTCGAGTTTGTCGCGGAGCTCGGTGGTTTCGGTGAGCATATCGAGCACGGCAATGCTGGCACCCACAATGCTCGGGGCTACGGTATTGCTGAACAGGTAGGGCCGGCTGCGCTGACGCAGCATTTCAATAATCTCTTTACGACCGCTGGTGAAACCACCACTTGCGCCGCCAAGGGCTTTGCCCAAGGTGCCGGTAATGATATCGATGCGACCCATCACCCCACGATATTCATGCGTACCGCGGCCGGTTTTGCCGAGGAAGCCGCTGCTGTGGCATTCATCAATCATTACAATGGCATCGTACTGATCGGCGAGGTCGCAAATTTTATCGAGCTGTGCAATGGTACCATCCATGCTGAAGCTACCATCGGTAACGATGATGCGGCTGCGCAGGTGTTGGCTTTCTTTCAGCTTGGCTTCGAGGTCGGCCATATTGTTGTGCTCGTAGCGGTAGCGCTGGGCCTTGCAAAGGCGTACGCCATCGATGATGCTGGCATGGTTGAGGGCATCGCTAATGATGGCATCTTCTTCATTGAACAATGGTTCGAATACGCCGCCGTTGGCATCGAAGGCTGCGGCGTATAAAATTGTGTCTTCGGTACCGAGGAACTGCGCCAGTTTTTGCTCCAGCTCTTTGTGAATGTCCTGCGTACCGCAAATAAAACGAACGGAACTCATGCCATAACCATGGGTATCAATGGCTTTGTGGGCTGCTTCGATGACTTTAGGATGGCTGCTGAGACCAAGGTAGTTGTTGGCGCAAAAGTTGAGCACTTGCTTGCCGTTCACGGTTATCTCGGGGCCTTGCTCACTGGTAATAATGCGTTCTTTTTTGAAAAGGCCGGCTGATTCTATTTCGGCCAATTCGGCTTTTATACGGGCAACAAATTTTTCGTTCATGTTTCAGGCAATTTTTTAAGCGAAGCGAAGGTAATGCGGAGCGACATAGTTTGCCACGGCCTGCTTTTGTAAAGTGAAAACCGCCTTTTAATCAATGAAAGACACCGTTTGTTCAATGGTGCATGCAACAGCGGTTTGATACAGATAGTTTCGCAGCGTCAACCATTCACGCCCACCTACCGCACCCCCTGAACCCTTAAACTTGTTGGTACCGTGTGTTGCGTGAATGGCCTTTGGCAGGTTAAGTTTCGTTAAAAATAGCTGCGGGAAATAAATTTAGGCAAACCTGTAACGTTTGCGATTTATCTTCGTCTCATACTGCAAACACACCACCCCCTGCTATGAAAACTGTAACTGCCAAATCGGGAATACTGCTCACCATTATGTTGGTGGTAGCCCTGATTACCTACGGAATGCTCAGCAACCGTAGCGGCGCCCAATCTGAAGATTGTTCAACAAACGATCAACAAACATCTGGCCAGGTGCAAGG
The Phnomibacter ginsenosidimutans genome window above contains:
- a CDS encoding ligand-binding sensor domain-containing protein; amino-acid sequence: MARYLFLLLLAAMLQQVAAQPFPWPVFTSYTQSSGLPSATVQGLARDERGYLWAATPAGLARFNGRRFEPILLTDSSGRPVEQEIKNIVLDHQQRLWVLLPNELGWVNHRTLRYTRVSSCVYRAISKDAKGNVHAFTQDSMFIFIDRTVLSKQTGMPFDGMKPFGKSRHLFWSGNTLLLADSDWRISQILSIAQDNQPEPVTIRDVWVYAPDKVFIASYGKGVLCFNPQTGTLQPLPGFKGRSTCKSLTMWKDLQGKQWLLAAADRQWWMIDPESLAYHILQHQPGDVHGFPFANQSLLVYTDAQGIVWTGNEDGIAAIEPFRQQMHRLNFSSAVRWGGKPVFDGLAMSLSIKSDGYRVGGWYSKGWHWFDAAWAHQQSVQQLHGSHQLLWQGVYGQYWQQPDTWWLSSDSGLLRKSDGQTTAYFPPGAKHADDFILRNISRYNDSLLMVCGRKGIFIFNTASQQFQQSYWANGSGESGLPDANVVASYLSSSGHLYASTSKGWFRKKETAIGFSYC
- the kbl gene encoding glycine C-acetyltransferase translates to MNEKFVARIKAELAEIESAGLFKKERIITSEQGPEITVNGKQVLNFCANNYLGLSSHPKVIEAAHKAIDTHGYGMSSVRFICGTQDIHKELEQKLAQFLGTEDTILYAAAFDANGGVFEPLFNEEDAIISDALNHASIIDGVRLCKAQRYRYEHNNMADLEAKLKESQHLRSRIIVTDGSFSMDGTIAQLDKICDLADQYDAIVMIDECHSSGFLGKTGRGTHEYRGVMGRIDIITGTLGKALGGASGGFTSGRKEIIEMLRQRSRPYLFSNTVAPSIVGASIAVLDMLTETTELRDKLEYNTKYFRSKMTEAGFDIKPGEHPIVPVMLYDAVVAQNFAARILDEGIYVIGFFFPVVPKGQARIRVQMCAAHTQEHLDRAIAAFTKVGKELGVIQ
- a CDS encoding pentapeptide repeat-containing protein; translation: MSQWNELIEKQDWRGRIPFILRRTIKGKIWKRVKFREVDIYEHNFMDCQFLNCAFEHCRIGNNVTYDNCLWQNCSFSGQYSSLGSPAVYRNCRFVETKFKNGLWSNLVFDNCLFSGEFANVYWEGRWADSGKPNLQFSKCDMQAATFKNVTIKNGLTLDSILLPKTGLRLFDNNNEAFTNALLKGVEAAQDDARISLKVMADFAEGQHPVLYDDTHLDHHPGIRGTDSREAFESIAKAFELRR
- a CDS encoding amidohydrolase family protein, producing MRLTLLLLCAIGVAITNAQPAKKLPIIDMHLHALAANDQGPAPMNIGAPFAHWGCHDPKQPYMQTIMQVFKNGDWTSHPLTSPLTDSALMVQTIAVLNQYNVYGVTSGEPHMVRRWKAAAPKRIINAVMWNYYDVQRVGLSVDSLQQLFQSSEFKVFGELGLQYEGISFSDSLVEPFLAMAEKLDIPVGVHVGPGPPGVIYMGANNYRARLHSATQLEEALVRHPNLRVYAMHAGWPMLDDMLATLYAHPQLYVDLGIIAYAVPKKSFTIISNEW
- a CDS encoding amidohydrolase family protein, with amino-acid sequence MVNAGFEKRILFGSDNMVWPQSIGVAIDNINDAPFLSPSQKRDILFNNAARFLRLSKEQIQQMHE